In a single window of the Streptomyces sp. NBC_00353 genome:
- the leuA gene encoding 2-isopropylmalate synthase produces MTAVNPARTSAENSVGRPTPITNATALQKPSGMPIHKYGRYAAVDIPDRTWPDNRITVAPRWLSTDLRDGNQALIDPMSPARKREMFDLLVRMGYKEIEVGFPSSGETDFAFVRSIIEEGAIPEDVTISVLTQAREELIERTVESLVGARRATVHLYNATAPTFRRVVFRGSKEEVKQIAVDGTRLVMEYAEKILGDETIFGYQYSPEIFTDTELDFALEVCEAVCDVWQPEEGREIILNLPATVERSTPSTHADRFEWMSRNLSRREHICLSVHPHNDRGTAVAAAELAIMAGADRIEGCLFGQGERTGNVDLVTLGMNLFSQGVDPQIDFSQIDEIRRTSEYCNQMEVHPRHPYAGDLVYTAFSGSHQDAIKKGFDAMEADAAAQGKTVDEIEWAVPYLPIDPKDVGRSYEAVIRVNSQSGKGGIAYVLKNDHKLDLPRRMQIEFSRIIQAKTDAEGGEVTPTQIWSTFQDEYLPNPENAWGRVQIRSGQTTTDSDGRDTITVDATVDGTDTVLTGSGNGPISAFFEALQAIGIDARLLDYTEHTMSEGASAQAASYIECAIDGKVLWGIGIDANTTRASLKAVVSAVNRATR; encoded by the coding sequence ATGACCGCCGTGAATCCCGCCCGGACCTCTGCCGAGAACTCCGTGGGCCGCCCCACGCCGATCACCAACGCCACCGCGCTGCAGAAGCCGTCCGGGATGCCGATCCACAAGTACGGCCGGTACGCGGCCGTCGACATCCCCGACCGCACCTGGCCGGACAACCGGATCACCGTGGCGCCCCGCTGGCTGTCCACCGATCTGCGCGACGGCAACCAGGCGCTGATCGACCCGATGTCGCCGGCCCGCAAGCGCGAGATGTTCGACCTGCTCGTACGCATGGGCTACAAGGAGATCGAGGTCGGTTTCCCGTCCTCCGGTGAGACCGACTTCGCGTTCGTCCGCTCCATCATCGAAGAGGGCGCGATCCCCGAGGACGTGACGATCTCCGTCCTCACCCAGGCCCGCGAGGAGCTGATCGAGCGAACTGTTGAATCACTGGTCGGTGCGCGGCGCGCCACCGTGCACCTGTACAACGCCACCGCCCCCACCTTCCGCCGCGTGGTCTTCCGCGGTTCGAAGGAGGAGGTCAAGCAGATCGCGGTGGACGGCACCCGGCTGGTCATGGAGTACGCGGAGAAGATCCTCGGCGACGAGACGATCTTCGGCTACCAGTACAGCCCGGAGATCTTCACCGACACCGAGCTGGACTTCGCGCTGGAGGTCTGCGAGGCAGTCTGTGACGTCTGGCAGCCCGAGGAGGGCCGCGAGATCATCCTCAACCTGCCCGCCACCGTGGAGCGTTCGACACCGTCCACACACGCGGACCGGTTCGAGTGGATGTCGCGCAACCTGTCGCGCCGCGAGCACATCTGTCTGTCGGTCCACCCGCACAACGACCGCGGCACCGCCGTCGCCGCTGCCGAACTGGCGATCATGGCCGGCGCGGACCGGATCGAGGGCTGTCTGTTCGGCCAGGGCGAGCGCACCGGCAACGTCGACCTGGTGACGCTGGGCATGAACCTGTTCTCGCAGGGTGTCGACCCGCAGATCGACTTCTCGCAGATCGACGAGATCCGCCGCACCAGCGAGTACTGCAACCAGATGGAGGTCCACCCGCGCCACCCCTACGCGGGCGACCTGGTCTACACCGCCTTCTCCGGCTCCCACCAGGACGCCATCAAGAAGGGTTTCGACGCCATGGAGGCCGACGCGGCCGCCCAGGGCAAGACCGTCGACGAGATCGAGTGGGCGGTGCCGTACCTGCCGATCGACCCGAAGGACGTCGGCCGCTCGTACGAGGCCGTCATCCGGGTCAACTCGCAGTCCGGCAAGGGCGGAATCGCCTACGTCCTGAAGAACGACCACAAGCTGGACCTGCCGCGCCGGATGCAGATCGAGTTCTCCCGGATCATTCAGGCCAAGACCGATGCCGAGGGCGGCGAGGTCACGCCGACGCAGATCTGGTCCACGTTCCAGGACGAGTACCTGCCCAACCCGGAGAACGCCTGGGGCCGCGTACAGATCCGTTCCGGTCAGACGACGACCGATTCCGACGGCCGGGACACGATCACCGTCGACGCGACCGTGGACGGCACGGACACCGTGCTGACCGGATCCGGCAACGGTCCGATCTCCGCGTTCTTCGAAGCGCTGCAGGCCATCGGCATCGACGCCCGTCTGCTGGACTACACCGAGCACACGATGAGCGAGGGTGCGAGCGCCCAGGCCGCCTCGTACATCGAGTGCGCGATCGACGGAAAGGTCCTGTGGGGCATCGGCATCGACGCCAACACCACGCGGGCCTCGCTGAAGGCGGTCGTCTCCGCGGTCAACCGCGCGACCCGCTGA
- a CDS encoding TerB family tellurite resistance protein — translation MKLRICGIRTIWDAVADGEFFCPGCGGDRNYRRLTGRRRFTVLGVPLMRRGTVGPVVECAACRTHFDTDALDHPTTTRFSAMLRDAVHTVALGILAAGGTTSRTVLETAVATVRGAGFDDCTEEQLSTVVEVLAADIGHGSAFDAAAEACGAALAIELHEALEPLAPHLAPAGRESILLQGARIALADGPYSQAEREVLTTVGAALQLCADDTARLLAAAARTPS, via the coding sequence ATGAAGCTGCGTATCTGCGGCATCCGCACCATCTGGGACGCCGTCGCCGACGGCGAGTTCTTCTGCCCCGGCTGCGGCGGCGACCGCAACTACCGCCGTCTCACCGGCCGTCGGCGCTTCACCGTGCTCGGCGTGCCGCTGATGCGCCGCGGCACCGTGGGCCCCGTCGTCGAATGCGCCGCCTGCCGCACGCACTTCGACACCGACGCGCTCGACCACCCCACCACCACCCGGTTCTCCGCGATGCTCAGGGACGCCGTCCACACCGTCGCCCTCGGTATCCTCGCCGCCGGTGGCACCACCTCGCGCACGGTCCTGGAGACCGCGGTGGCCACCGTGCGCGGCGCCGGATTCGACGACTGCACGGAGGAGCAACTCTCCACCGTCGTCGAGGTGCTCGCCGCGGACATCGGCCACGGCTCCGCCTTCGACGCCGCGGCCGAGGCGTGCGGCGCCGCCCTCGCCATCGAGCTCCACGAGGCGCTGGAACCACTCGCCCCGCATCTGGCGCCCGCCGGACGTGAATCGATCCTGCTGCAGGGTGCCAGGATCGCGCTCGCCGACGGCCCGTACAGCCAGGCCGAGCGCGAGGTGCTGACCACGGTCGGTGCGGCGCTGCAGCTCTGCGCGGACGACACGGCCCGGCTGCTCGCCGCGGCGGCGCGTACCCCGTCCTAG
- the recO gene encoding DNA repair protein RecO — translation MSLFRDDGVVLRTQKLGEADRIITILTRGHGRVRAVARGVRRTKSKFGARLEPFSHVDVQFFARGSELVGRGLPLCTQSETIAPYGGGIVTDYARYTAGTAMLETAERFTDHEGEPAVQQYLLLVGGLRTLARGEHAPNLILDAFLLRSLAVNGYAPSFEDCAKCGMSGPNRFFSVAAGGAICGDCRVPGSVVPSAEAVALLSALLTGDWETADACEARHVREGSGLVSAYLHWHLERGLRSLRYVEK, via the coding sequence ATGAGCTTGTTCCGGGACGACGGCGTGGTGCTGCGCACGCAGAAACTGGGCGAGGCCGACCGGATCATCACGATCCTGACCCGCGGCCACGGCCGGGTGCGGGCCGTCGCCCGCGGTGTGCGGCGTACGAAGTCGAAGTTCGGCGCCCGCCTCGAACCGTTCTCCCATGTGGACGTGCAGTTCTTCGCGCGCGGCAGCGAACTGGTCGGCCGCGGTCTGCCGCTGTGCACCCAGAGCGAGACGATCGCGCCGTACGGGGGCGGCATCGTCACCGACTACGCCCGGTACACCGCGGGCACCGCGATGCTGGAGACCGCCGAGCGCTTCACCGACCACGAGGGCGAGCCCGCGGTCCAGCAGTATCTGCTGCTCGTCGGCGGACTGCGCACCCTCGCCCGGGGGGAACACGCGCCGAACCTGATCCTCGACGCCTTCCTGCTGCGTTCCCTTGCCGTCAACGGTTACGCACCCAGCTTCGAGGACTGCGCGAAGTGCGGAATGTCCGGACCGAACCGATTCTTCTCCGTCGCGGCGGGCGGCGCCATATGCGGCGACTGCCGGGTGCCCGGCAGCGTCGTACCCTCAGCAGAGGCCGTCGCCCTGCTGAGCGCGCTGCTCACCGGTGACTGGGAGACGGCCGACGCGTGCGAGGCGCGGCATGTCAGGGAGGGGAGCGGGCTGGTGTCCGCCTATCTGCACTGGCATCTGGAGCGCGGACTGCGCTCGCTGCGTTACGTAGAGAAGTAA
- a CDS encoding isoprenyl transferase — protein sequence MAVRGILGGRNRRVYKTPEPHPSGATPPKIPGELVPKHVAVVMDGNGRWAKERGLPRTEGHKVGEGVVMDVLKGCIEMGVKNLSLYAFSTENWKRSPEEVKFLMNFNRDVIRRRRDEMDELGIRIRWVGRMPKLWKSVVQELQVAQEQTKDNDKMTLYFCVNYGGRAEIADAAQRIAEDVAAGKLDPAKVNEKTFAKYIYYPDMPDVDLFVRPSGEQRTSNYLIWQSAYAEMVFQDVLWPDFDRRDLWRACLEYAQRDRRFGGAVEGSETAEPTA from the coding sequence ATGGCAGTACGCGGGATCCTCGGTGGCCGTAACAGGCGCGTATACAAGACCCCCGAGCCGCACCCCTCCGGGGCCACGCCCCCGAAGATCCCCGGCGAGCTGGTGCCCAAGCACGTCGCCGTCGTGATGGACGGCAACGGCCGCTGGGCCAAGGAACGGGGCCTCCCGCGCACCGAGGGCCACAAGGTCGGCGAGGGCGTCGTCATGGACGTCCTCAAGGGCTGCATCGAGATGGGCGTCAAGAACCTCTCGCTGTACGCCTTCTCCACCGAGAACTGGAAGCGTTCGCCGGAAGAAGTGAAGTTCCTGATGAACTTCAACCGGGACGTCATCCGCCGCCGTCGCGACGAGATGGACGAACTGGGCATCCGCATCCGCTGGGTGGGCCGGATGCCGAAGCTGTGGAAGTCCGTCGTCCAGGAGCTCCAGGTCGCCCAGGAGCAGACGAAGGACAACGACAAGATGACGCTGTACTTCTGCGTCAACTACGGCGGCCGGGCCGAGATCGCCGACGCCGCGCAGCGCATCGCCGAGGACGTCGCGGCCGGAAAGCTGGACCCGGCCAAGGTCAACGAGAAGACCTTCGCGAAGTACATCTACTACCCGGACATGCCGGACGTGGACCTCTTCGTGCGTCCCAGCGGTGAACAGCGCACCTCCAACTACCTGATCTGGCAGAGCGCGTACGCCGAGATGGTCTTCCAGGACGTGCTGTGGCCGGACTTCGACCGCCGCGACCTGTGGCGGGCCTGCCTGGAGTACGCCCAGCGCGACCGGCGCTTCGGCGGCGCGGTGGAGGGTTCGGAAACGGCGGAGCCGACGGCCTGA
- a CDS encoding YcxB family protein, which produces MSEQQGTVHGAVELRYRPVLQDYSAALRARNRVGAAGRRQRILGVAATGCAVVAIALSLVSGTDAPVPLLVALLFCGPVLLLSPWLVARQLFRFVGRQGEFRVRVEESGVTVDTDNSSTVVRWQAQPRYLETADLFVMLSDDRNAVGLTVVAKRGVQDPSDVDRLREIFDRHLTKA; this is translated from the coding sequence ATGAGCGAGCAACAGGGGACCGTGCACGGTGCGGTCGAGCTGAGATACCGGCCGGTGCTGCAGGACTACTCGGCGGCGCTCCGCGCCCGCAACCGGGTCGGTGCGGCGGGCCGGCGGCAGCGGATTCTGGGGGTGGCCGCGACGGGGTGCGCCGTCGTGGCCATCGCACTGTCCCTGGTGAGTGGCACCGACGCCCCGGTGCCGCTGCTGGTGGCGCTGCTGTTCTGCGGCCCGGTGCTGCTCCTGAGCCCGTGGCTGGTGGCGCGCCAGCTGTTCCGGTTCGTGGGGCGGCAGGGCGAGTTCCGGGTACGGGTCGAGGAGTCCGGCGTCACCGTCGACACCGACAACTCCAGTACGGTCGTCAGGTGGCAGGCACAGCCGCGGTACCTGGAGACAGCAGATCTCTTCGTGATGCTCAGCGACGACAGGAACGCCGTCGGCCTGACCGTGGTGGCCAAGCGCGGCGTCCAGGACCCGTCCGACGTGGACCGCCTGCGTGAGATCTTCGACCGGCACCTGACAAAGGCCTGA
- a CDS encoding Fur family transcriptional regulator: MATAPISGTNASPVRGRSTRQRAAVAAALDEVDEFRSAQELHDVLKHRGDSVGLTTVYRTLQSLADAGEVDVLRTTDGESVYRRCSTGEHHHHLVCRVCGKAVEVEGPAVEQWAATIASQHGFVNVAHTVEVFGTCAECAECPTAG, from the coding sequence GTGGCGACGGCGCCGATCAGTGGAACGAACGCATCCCCGGTACGCGGCCGGTCGACCCGGCAGCGCGCCGCGGTGGCGGCGGCGCTCGACGAGGTGGACGAGTTCCGCAGCGCCCAGGAGCTGCACGATGTCCTCAAGCACCGCGGTGACTCGGTCGGGCTGACCACGGTCTACCGCACCCTGCAGTCCCTCGCCGACGCGGGCGAGGTGGACGTCCTGCGCACCACCGACGGCGAGTCCGTGTACCGGCGGTGCTCGACCGGGGAGCACCACCACCATCTGGTGTGCCGGGTCTGCGGCAAGGCCGTCGAGGTCGAGGGGCCGGCGGTGGAGCAGTGGGCGGCGACGATTGCCTCGCAGCACGGGTTCGTGAACGTGGCGCACACGGTGGAGGTCTTCGGTACGTGTGCGGAGTGCGCGGAGTGCCCGACGGCGGGGTGA
- a CDS encoding metal ABC transporter permease: MMTEFLQPPFMQRALLAAVLVGVIAPAVGIYLVQRRQALMGDGIGHIAMTGVGLGFLLSTSPVWMATAVAVVGSVVMELVRWYGRTRGDIALAMLFYGGMAGGVLLINLSDTGSNANLTSYLFGSLSTVSSEDITAICLLAAFVLLVTLGLRRQLFAVSQDEEFARVTGLPVRALNLLIAVTAAVTVTVAMRVVGLLLVSALMVVPVAAAQQISKSFKVTFVLSVVIGTAVTLAGTVTSYYQDVPPGATIVLLAIGVFVALTLLAAPLAARRARRSETATAQCTLEGKTPDVPAVRPASDDVRV; the protein is encoded by the coding sequence CTGATGACGGAATTCCTCCAGCCCCCCTTCATGCAGCGGGCCCTGCTCGCCGCCGTACTCGTCGGCGTCATCGCCCCCGCCGTCGGGATCTACCTCGTCCAGCGCCGCCAGGCCCTGATGGGCGACGGAATCGGCCATATCGCGATGACCGGGGTCGGCCTCGGGTTCCTGCTCTCCACCAGCCCGGTCTGGATGGCCACGGCCGTCGCCGTCGTCGGCTCGGTCGTCATGGAGCTGGTCCGCTGGTACGGGCGTACGCGCGGCGACATCGCGCTGGCCATGCTGTTCTACGGAGGCATGGCGGGCGGTGTGTTGCTGATCAACCTCTCCGACACCGGCTCCAACGCCAACCTCACCTCGTACCTCTTCGGCTCGCTGTCCACGGTCTCGTCGGAGGACATCACCGCGATCTGTCTGCTGGCCGCCTTCGTGCTGCTGGTGACGCTGGGGCTGCGTCGCCAACTGTTCGCGGTCAGCCAGGACGAGGAGTTCGCGCGGGTCACCGGCCTGCCGGTGCGTGCACTGAATCTGCTGATCGCGGTCACGGCGGCGGTGACCGTCACCGTCGCGATGCGCGTCGTCGGTCTGCTGCTGGTCAGCGCGCTGATGGTGGTGCCGGTCGCGGCCGCGCAACAGATCTCGAAGTCCTTCAAGGTGACGTTCGTGCTGTCCGTCGTCATCGGTACGGCAGTGACCCTGGCCGGCACCGTGACCTCGTACTACCAGGACGTGCCGCCCGGCGCGACGATCGTGCTGCTGGCCATCGGCGTCTTCGTCGCCCTGACCCTGCTCGCCGCACCGCTGGCCGCACGGCGCGCCCGCCGCAGCGAAACGGCTACGGCGCAGTGCACCCTGGAAGGGAAGACTCCGGACGTACCGGCTGTCCGACCGGCCTCGGACGACGTCCGGGTTTGA
- a CDS encoding metal ABC transporter ATP-binding protein: MPEPRSTKPDPVITLRGATATLGARPVLRGIDLTVRRGEVAALLGANGSGKSTAVRSVIGQVPLTSGSVELFGTPLRRFRNWARIGYVPQRTTAASGVPATIREVVSAGRLSRTKLGLLRKADRNAVDRAIELVGLGDRAKDSVSALSGGQHQRVLIARALAAEPELLIMDEPMAGVDLASQEILAETLREQVATGTTVLLVLHELGPLEPLIDRAIVLRDGCVMHDGPPPKALGQHALPGHDHVHPHAASEPARTGLLT; the protein is encoded by the coding sequence ATGCCCGAGCCCCGGAGCACCAAGCCCGACCCCGTGATCACCCTGCGCGGAGCCACGGCCACGCTCGGCGCGCGCCCCGTACTGCGCGGCATCGATCTCACCGTGCGCCGCGGTGAGGTCGCCGCCCTGCTCGGCGCCAACGGCTCCGGCAAGTCGACCGCCGTCCGGTCCGTCATCGGCCAGGTCCCGCTCACCAGCGGCTCGGTCGAGCTGTTCGGCACCCCGCTGCGCCGCTTCCGTAACTGGGCGCGGATCGGCTACGTACCGCAGCGCACGACGGCGGCGAGCGGCGTCCCTGCCACGATCCGCGAGGTCGTCTCCGCCGGGCGGCTGTCCCGTACGAAGCTGGGACTGCTGCGCAAGGCGGACCGGAACGCCGTCGACCGGGCCATCGAGCTCGTCGGCCTCGGCGACCGGGCCAAGGACTCGGTGAGCGCCCTCTCCGGCGGGCAGCACCAGCGCGTGCTCATCGCCCGCGCGCTCGCCGCCGAACCCGAGCTGCTGATCATGGACGAGCCGATGGCGGGCGTCGACCTGGCCAGCCAGGAGATCCTCGCCGAGACGCTGCGCGAGCAGGTCGCCACCGGCACCACCGTGCTGCTCGTGCTGCACGAACTGGGCCCGCTGGAGCCCCTCATCGACCGAGCGATCGTGCTGCGCGACGGCTGTGTGATGCACGACGGGCCACCCCCGAAGGCCCTGGGCCAGCACGCGCTGCCCGGCCACGACCACGTACACCCCCACGCGGCTTCCGAGCCCGCCCGGACGGGACTGCTGACCTGA
- a CDS encoding metal ABC transporter substrate-binding protein produces the protein MNVRRLIPTAAVAGAVALGLTALSACSTSDAAESKNGDKLDVVASFYPMQFLAEEIGGTHVSVTTLTKPGVEPHDLELSPRQIGGLGDADYILYLKGIQPAVDDAIAQSGVRNSVDAAKLTTLEDHGTETGGDEHGHAHEGEGAGADPHIWLDPVKYAEVAKGVGKSLEKADPNHAADYRTNTDALVKKLDALNTSYKKGLSDTATKTFITTHSAFGYLAERYGLVQEGIAGIDPEAEPSPARIKDIHSIAEKSNATTVFFETLASDRTAKTVARDTGLKTDVLDPLEGITAKSKGDNYIEVMQSNLAALQKALGAK, from the coding sequence ATGAACGTACGCCGCCTCATACCCACCGCCGCTGTCGCCGGGGCCGTCGCCCTCGGTCTCACCGCGCTCTCCGCCTGCTCCACCTCCGACGCCGCCGAGAGCAAGAACGGGGACAAGCTGGATGTGGTGGCCTCGTTCTATCCCATGCAGTTCCTGGCCGAGGAGATCGGCGGGACCCATGTCTCGGTCACCACGCTGACCAAGCCGGGCGTCGAGCCGCACGACCTGGAGCTCAGCCCGCGGCAGATCGGCGGGCTCGGCGACGCCGATTACATCCTGTACCTCAAGGGTATCCAGCCCGCCGTCGACGACGCGATCGCGCAGTCCGGGGTCAGGAACTCCGTGGACGCGGCAAAGCTCACCACGCTGGAGGACCACGGCACGGAGACCGGCGGCGACGAGCACGGCCATGCGCACGAGGGCGAGGGGGCCGGGGCCGACCCGCACATCTGGCTGGACCCGGTGAAGTACGCCGAGGTCGCCAAGGGGGTCGGAAAGTCCCTGGAGAAGGCCGACCCGAACCACGCCGCGGACTACCGCACCAACACGGACGCCCTGGTGAAGAAGCTCGACGCGCTGAACACGTCGTACAAGAAGGGCCTGAGCGACACCGCCACCAAGACGTTCATCACCACCCACTCCGCCTTCGGGTACCTCGCCGAGCGCTACGGGCTCGTCCAGGAGGGCATCGCCGGCATCGACCCCGAGGCCGAGCCGAGCCCCGCCCGGATCAAGGACATCCACTCCATCGCGGAGAAGAGCAACGCCACCACCGTCTTCTTCGAGACGCTCGCCAGCGACAGGACCGCGAAGACCGTCGCCAGGGACACCGGCCTGAAGACCGACGTCCTCGACCCCCTCGAGGGAATCACCGCCAAGTCCAAGGGCGATAACTACATCGAGGTCATGCAGTCCAACCTCGCCGCGCTCCAGAAGGCGCTCGGCGCGAAGTGA
- a CDS encoding glycine--tRNA ligase, whose amino-acid sequence MAADKIDSIVSLSKRRGFVYPCSEIYGGQRAAWDYGPLGVELKENLKRQWWRYMVTSREDVVGIDSSVILAPEVWVASGHVATFTDPLTECTSCHKRFRADHLEEAYEEKHGKPPVNGLADLNCPNCGNKGTFTEPKQFSGLLSTHLGPTQDSGSVAYLRPETAQGIFTNFGQVQQTSRKKPPFGIAQMGKSFRNEITPGNFIFRTREFEQMEMEFFVKPGEDEQWQEYWMEQRWNWYTDLGLREENMRWFEHPKEKLSHYSKRTADIEYRFRFGGSEWGELEGVANRTDYDLKAHSAASGTDLSFFDQEAGERWTPYVIEPAAGVGRSMLAFLLDAYIEDEAPNAKGVMEKRTVMRLDPRLAPVKVAVLPLSRNPQLSPKAKGLATDLRKNWNIEFDDAGAIGRRYRRQDEIGTPFCVTVDFDTLDDNAVTVRERDTMKQERVSLDQIQAYLGARLLGC is encoded by the coding sequence GTGGCCGCCGACAAGATCGACTCCATCGTCAGCCTGAGCAAGCGCCGTGGCTTCGTTTACCCCTGCAGTGAGATCTACGGCGGCCAGCGCGCCGCCTGGGACTACGGGCCGCTGGGCGTTGAGCTCAAGGAGAACCTCAAGCGCCAGTGGTGGCGCTACATGGTCACTTCGCGCGAAGACGTGGTCGGTATCGACTCGTCGGTCATCCTCGCCCCCGAGGTGTGGGTCGCCTCCGGCCACGTCGCCACGTTCACCGACCCGCTGACCGAGTGCACCTCCTGCCACAAGCGCTTCCGCGCGGACCACCTGGAGGAGGCGTACGAGGAGAAGCACGGCAAGCCGCCCGTCAACGGCCTCGCCGACCTCAACTGCCCGAACTGCGGCAACAAGGGCACCTTCACCGAGCCCAAGCAGTTCTCGGGTCTGCTCTCCACGCACCTCGGCCCGACCCAGGACTCCGGCTCGGTCGCCTACCTGCGCCCCGAGACCGCGCAGGGCATCTTCACCAACTTCGGTCAGGTGCAGCAGACCTCGCGCAAGAAGCCGCCGTTCGGCATCGCGCAGATGGGCAAGTCCTTCCGGAACGAGATCACTCCGGGCAACTTCATCTTCCGCACCCGCGAGTTCGAGCAGATGGAGATGGAGTTCTTCGTCAAGCCGGGCGAGGACGAGCAGTGGCAGGAGTACTGGATGGAGCAGCGCTGGAACTGGTACACGGACCTGGGCCTGCGCGAGGAGAACATGCGGTGGTTCGAGCACCCGAAGGAGAAGCTCTCCCACTACTCCAAGCGCACCGCTGACATCGAGTACCGCTTCCGCTTCGGCGGCAGCGAGTGGGGCGAGCTGGAGGGCGTCGCCAACCGCACGGACTACGACCTCAAGGCCCACTCCGCCGCTTCCGGCACGGACCTGTCGTTCTTCGACCAGGAGGCCGGCGAGCGCTGGACTCCGTACGTCATCGAGCCGGCGGCCGGTGTCGGCCGTTCGATGCTCGCCTTCCTCCTCGACGCCTACATCGAGGACGAGGCGCCCAACGCCAAGGGCGTCATGGAGAAGCGCACCGTGATGCGCCTCGACCCGCGCCTCGCGCCGGTCAAGGTCGCGGTGCTGCCGCTCTCCCGTAACCCGCAGCTGTCGCCGAAGGCCAAGGGCCTCGCCACCGACCTGCGGAAGAACTGGAACATCGAGTTCGACGACGCGGGCGCCATCGGCCGTCGCTACCGTCGTCAGGACGAGATCGGCACGCCGTTCTGCGTCACCGTCGACTTCGACACCCTCGACGACAACGCGGTGACGGTGCGCGAGCGCGACACCATGAAGCAGGAGCGCGTCTCGCTGGACCAGATCCAGGCCTACCTCGGCGCCCGACTGCTGGGCTGCTGA
- a CDS encoding TetR family transcriptional regulator — translation MPSADPLTPERILEATEDVLRRYGPAKATVVDVARALGVSHGSVYRHFRTKSALREAVTARWLTRTEVALTEIINTSAEPAPAKLQHWLTALFEAKRHKAGDDPELFATYIVLIGESTVVEAHIRELVGQLREIVEEGVRSGEFAVDDPAVAAQAVFDATARFHDPAYAAEWQNPAIGAEFTAVSDLLLRGLRA, via the coding sequence ATGCCGTCAGCCGACCCACTGACCCCCGAGCGCATTCTCGAGGCCACCGAGGACGTGCTGCGCCGCTACGGCCCCGCCAAGGCGACGGTGGTCGACGTGGCCCGCGCGCTCGGCGTCAGCCACGGCAGCGTCTACCGCCACTTCCGTACGAAGTCGGCGCTGCGCGAGGCGGTGACCGCTCGCTGGCTGACCCGGACCGAGGTGGCGCTCACGGAGATCATCAACACGTCGGCGGAGCCCGCCCCGGCGAAGCTGCAGCACTGGCTGACGGCGCTGTTCGAGGCCAAGCGCCACAAGGCCGGTGACGACCCCGAGCTGTTCGCGACCTACATCGTGCTGATCGGCGAGAGCACGGTCGTCGAGGCGCACATCCGCGAACTGGTCGGGCAGCTGCGGGAGATCGTCGAGGAGGGTGTGCGCAGCGGGGAGTTCGCGGTGGACGATCCGGCGGTCGCCGCTCAGGCGGTCTTCGACGCGACGGCGCGCTTCCACGACCCGGCGTACGCCGCCGAATGGCAGAACCCTGCCATCGGCGCCGAGTTCACCGCCGTCTCGGACCTGCTGCTGCGCGGCCTGCGCGCGTAA
- a CDS encoding aldo/keto reductase, producing MTTTRTLGSTGPQVSALGLGCMGMSALYGESDRAESIATIHAALDAGITLLDTGDFYGMGHNELLINEALRTAPGAAREQALTSVKFGALRTVEGAFTGYDGRPAAVKNFAAYSLQRLGTDHIDIYRIARVDPDVPVEETIGAIAELVEAGHVRHIGLSEVGADTIRRAASVAPISDLQIEYSLISRSVEDAILPVCRELGIGVTAYGVLSRGLISGHFSRDRELAPGDFRAMSPRFQGGNLQHNLDLVDALRKIAEQKGVSVAQIAIAWVLGRGTDIVPLVGARRRDRLTEALGALDVTLDAADLAAIEEAVPAGAAAGARYPENQMAHLDSER from the coding sequence ATGACCACCACCCGCACGCTCGGCTCCACCGGCCCGCAGGTCTCCGCACTGGGACTCGGCTGCATGGGCATGTCCGCGCTGTACGGCGAGAGCGACCGCGCCGAGTCGATCGCCACCATCCATGCCGCGCTCGACGCGGGCATCACCCTGCTGGACACCGGAGACTTCTACGGCATGGGTCACAACGAACTGCTGATCAACGAGGCGCTGCGCACCGCCCCCGGCGCCGCTCGCGAGCAGGCGCTGACCAGCGTGAAGTTCGGCGCGCTGCGCACGGTCGAAGGCGCCTTCACGGGGTACGACGGCCGCCCTGCCGCCGTGAAGAACTTCGCCGCGTATTCGCTCCAGCGGCTCGGCACCGACCACATCGACATCTACCGGATCGCCCGTGTCGATCCCGACGTGCCGGTCGAGGAGACCATCGGTGCCATTGCCGAGCTGGTCGAGGCCGGCCATGTCCGCCACATCGGCCTGTCCGAGGTCGGCGCGGACACGATCCGCCGGGCGGCGTCGGTGGCCCCGATCTCCGATCTGCAGATCGAGTACTCGCTGATCTCCCGGTCCGTCGAGGACGCGATCCTGCCGGTCTGCCGCGAGCTGGGCATCGGCGTCACGGCATACGGGGTGCTGTCGCGCGGCCTGATCAGCGGGCACTTCAGCCGTGACCGCGAGCTGGCCCCCGGGGACTTCCGCGCGATGAGCCCCCGCTTCCAGGGCGGAAACCTCCAGCACAACCTCGATCTGGTCGATGCCCTGCGCAAGATCGCCGAGCAGAAGGGTGTCTCGGTCGCCCAGATCGCCATCGCCTGGGTGCTCGGCCGGGGTACGGACATCGTGCCGCTCGTCGGCGCCCGCCGCCGCGACCGGCTCACCGAGGCTCTCGGCGCCCTGGATGTCACGCTGGACGCCGCCGACCTCGCCGCGATCGAGGAGGCCGTCCCGGCAGGCGCGGCCGCCGGTGCGCGCTACCCGGAGAACCAGATGGCCCACCTCGACAGCGAGCGCTGA